A region of Corvus cornix cornix isolate S_Up_H32 chromosome 3, ASM73873v5, whole genome shotgun sequence DNA encodes the following proteins:
- the BROX gene encoding BRO1 domain-containing protein BROX has protein sequence MTHWFHRNPLKATAPVSFNYYGVATTPAATKVCNDLRLSRARLLELFTDSSCNPEMMKNAADLYFSLLQGFILSLDDSSQECKLRYIQNFKWTDTLQGQVPSAQQDAVFELVSMGFNVALWYTKYASRLAGKEDITEDEAKDVHRSLKIAAGIFKHLKESHIPRLITPVEKGRDLEARLIDSYIIQCQAEAQEVTIARAIELKHNPGLIAALAYETANFYQKADQTLSSLDPTYAGKWRKYLNLKSCFYMAYAYCYHGQTLLASDKCGEAIRSLQESEKFFAKAEALCKEYGETKGPGTTAKPSGHLFFRKLGSLIKNTLEKCQRENGFIYFQKVPAEAPQLELKANYGLVEPVPFEFPALNTHWTPETVAAFDLTKRPKDDTAKPKPDEEVKPLKEPDIKPQRDSGCQIS, from the exons atgacCCACTGGTTCCATCGCAACCCTCTGAAGGCTACAGCTCctgtttcatttaattattaTGGGGTAGCCACCACTCCAGCTGCAACAAAGGTTTGCAA TGACTTGAGGTTATCTCGAGCACGGCTACTGGAGCTGTTCACAGACTCGAGCTGTAATCCAGAAATGATGAAGAATGCAGCTGACTTGTACTTCTCACTCCTGCAAG GTTTCATCCTTTCACTGGATGACTCTTCCCAAGAGTGCAAGTTGAGATATATCCAGAATTTCAAGTGGACAGACACGTTACAAGGACAAGTCCCGAG tGCCCAGCAGGATGCAGTGTTTGAACTGGTTTCCATGGGATTTAATGTAGCTCTATGGTACACAAAATATGCATCAAGACTCGCTGGAAAAGAAGA tATAACAGAAGATGAAGCAAAAGATGTTCACCGCAGCCTGAAAATAGCAGCTGGGATTTTTAAACACCTGAAG GAAAGTCACATTCCAAGATTGATTACACCTGtagaaaagggaagagatttAGAAGCTCGACTTATAGACTCCTACATCATACAGTGTCAAGCTGAAGCTCAAGAAG tgacaaTTGCTCGGGCTATTGAGCTGAAACACAATCCAGGCCTAATAGCTGCTCTTGCTTATGAAACAGCCAACTTCTACCAAAAAGCTG ATCAAACATTATCCAGTTTGGATCCAACCTATGCAGGTAAATGGAGGAAGTACTTAAACTTGAAGAGCTGTTTCTATATGGCCTAC GCATACTGTTACCATGGCCAGACTTTGCTGGCGAGTGATAAGTGTGGGGAAGCAATCAGATCTCTGCAGGAATCAGAAAAAT TTTTTGCCAAGGCCGAAGCATTGTGCAAAGAATATGGAGAAACCAAAGGGCCTGGGACTACTGCCAAACCTTCTGGACATCTTTTCTTTAGGAAATTAGGAAGTTTGATTAAGAACACACTAGAAAAATGCCAGAGAGAGAATGGATTTAT CTATTTCCAGAAGGTGCCAGCAGAGGCTCCCCAGCTGGAACTGAAAGCAAACTATGGCTTAGTAGAGCCTGTTCCTTTTGAGTTTCCTGCCTTGAACACACACTGGACTCCTGAAACAGTTGCAGCATTTGATCTCACCAAGAGGCCAAAGGATGACACT GCTAAACCAAAACCAGATGAAGAAGTAAAACCTCTGAAGGAACCAGATATAAAGCCTCAAAGAGACAGTGGATGCCAGATTTCTTAA